ACCGGGCTCTTGATAGCACCGGCGTTGACCCTGACGCCCTTCTTCACGTATCCTCCCCGCCGCTCGAACGTCGCCCGCTCGGCGATGGGGCCCCCTTTTCGTACTGCGTCGATCATCATGTCGTTTTCCTCATCGTTGAGCCGTCGTGCGGTTCTCGCCGGCGGCCAACCGATCAGCACATTCATGTCGCGCGCGTTGGCGCAACCGGAGTTGATTTCGTTGGCAGCCGGCTTCGTCGATCAAGCGACGTTGCCGCTCGCCGCCGTCGACGATGCTTGGCGCTCGCTCGCCGCCGATTCCGTCGAAGGACATGCCGCGTTGCAATACGGAACGACGTCGGGCTACCGTCCGCTGCGCGAAGCGCTGCTGGAAGAGCAACGGACGTCCGACGGCAATCCCGAAGCCGAACGAAGCCTCACGCCGGAACAAGTCATCGTCACGTCGGGCAGCAACCAACTGCTGCATCTCTTGGCCGATACGTTGTTCGATCCGGGCGACATCGTGCTCTGCGCCGCTCCGACTTACTTCGTCTATCTCGGCGTCACGAAGAATCTTCAAGTCCGCGCGATCAGCGTCGCCTGCGACGATCAAGGGCTGATGCCCGACGCGCTCGAAGACCGCCTGCGCGAGATCTCCGCGCGCGGCGAGCTCGATCGCGTGAAAGCGATTTACGTCGTCAGCTATTTCGACAACCCGCGCAGCGTCACGCTTTCGGCCGAACGCCGAGCCGCCGTGGTCGGCATCGCCAAGCGTTGGTCGAAGACGCGGCGCATCTACGTGCTTGAAGACGCGGCCTATCGCAAGTTGCGCTACTCCGGCGACGATGTGCCGAGCTTGCGCGCGTTCGACGACGAAGGGGATACCGTCATCCTGACGCAAACTTTCTCGAAGTCGTTTTCGCCGGGCGTGCGCATCGGCTGGGGAATCGTGCCGCAGGAGTTGATGGGCCCGTTGTGCGATCAGAAGAGCAACATCGATTTCGGCGCGCCGAACTTGAATCAGCACTTGATGTATCGCGTGATCGAAAGCGGAGTTTGCGAGCGACAAGTATCGCTCTTGCGCGAAACTTATCGCCGCAAACGCGACGCGATGCTCGCCGCCTGCAACGAGTATCTGGCCGGGATCGAAGGGGTGCATTGGTTGAATCCGGCCGGTGGTTTGTATGTCTGGCTCACCGTCGCTCCCGAGATCGATGCGGGTTTCCGCGGGAAACTCTTCGATCAGGCGCTCGCCGCCGGCGTGATCTACGTGCCGGGCGAGTATTCGTATGCTCCCGAAGGGGAACCGGTCGCGCACAACACGATGCGGCTGAGCTACGGCGTGCAGTCGCCCGAACGGATCCGCGAAGGGATCCGCTTGCTTGCCGGCGCGATCCGCCAAGTGGGGAGCTAAGGCTCGCTCATGCGCATCATCGACCGTTACTTGCTGATGCAGTTCGTCAGAACGTTTCTGATCTGCTGGATCAGTCTTACGGGCCTGTACGTCGTCGTCGACGGCTTCGGCAATCTCGATGAGTTCATGCGCTTCGCCGAACACAGCGGTCGGCCGCTCTACGGCATCTTGGGCGAATACTATTTCTTTCGCGCCATTTTCTTCTTCGATCGGATCAGCGCGATTCTGGCGATGATCGCCGCGATGTTTACGATCACCTGGATTCAACGCCACAACGAATTGACGGCGCTCATGGCGGCCGGCATTTCGAAGATGCGCGTCGTGCGGCCCGTCATTTGCGCGGCGGCGTTGGTCACGCTGTCGGCGGCCGTGAGCCGGGAGTTCGTCATTCCGAGCATGCGCGAGCGCTTGATGCGCGACCCTAAGGATCTGATCGGCGATATTTCGGCGGAGATGTCGACGCACGT
The window above is part of the Planctomycetia bacterium genome. Proteins encoded here:
- a CDS encoding PLP-dependent aminotransferase family protein, producing the protein MSRALAQPELISLAAGFVDQATLPLAAVDDAWRSLAADSVEGHAALQYGTTSGYRPLREALLEEQRTSDGNPEAERSLTPEQVIVTSGSNQLLHLLADTLFDPGDIVLCAAPTYFVYLGVTKNLQVRAISVACDDQGLMPDALEDRLREISARGELDRVKAIYVVSYFDNPRSVTLSAERRAAVVGIAKRWSKTRRIYVLEDAAYRKLRYSGDDVPSLRAFDDEGDTVILTQTFSKSFSPGVRIGWGIVPQELMGPLCDQKSNIDFGAPNLNQHLMYRVIESGVCERQVSLLRETYRRKRDAMLAACNEYLAGIEGVHWLNPAGGLYVWLTVAPEIDAGFRGKLFDQALAAGVIYVPGEYSYAPEGEPVAHNTMRLSYGVQSPERIREGIRLLAGAIRQVGS